Proteins encoded together in one Lathyrus oleraceus cultivar Zhongwan6 chromosome 5, CAAS_Psat_ZW6_1.0, whole genome shotgun sequence window:
- the LOC127085773 gene encoding putative disease resistance RPP13-like protein 1 isoform X4, whose product MDIFNAGESGSKIIVTTRDERVALSVQTFLSVHYLRPLKVEDCWSLLAEHAFGAHNYQQRSYLEEVGAFKKEIVRKIAKECDGLPLAAVEHGALLRISVNPYDWNYVLESHFQETTYEVLASLELSYNFLSYPLKQCFQYCSIFPKKSILEKKMVVQLWIAAGLLESSSTDQEKVGEEYFDELVSRSLIHRRSIGDEEGNFGMHNFIHDLATEVSSPYRINMHNFIHDLATEVSSPYRINMHKHNLDDRMQNFSYNRETYDSYGKFDKLLGLNGLRTFLAFPLQEQLPLCLLSNKVVHDLLPTMKQLRMLSLSSYKSITEVPNSIGNLLDMRYLNLSHTNIERLPTEICKLYHLQFLLLAGCKRFTELPEDMGKLINLRHLDVSNTALRDMPAQIAKLENLHTLSDFVVSKHKSGLNIAKLGKLLHLHGKLSISHLQNVNHPFEVDRANIKMKEQIDELVLEWDCGSTFLHSQSQSVVLEKLRPSTNLKSLTIKGYGGISFPNWLGDFSFSNMVYLRISNCNDCLWLPPLGQLSNLKELIIEGMQSVETIGIEFYGSGGSSFQPFPSLEILHFENMQEWEEWDLIGGTTTTFPSLKTLSLSKCPKLIVGNIIDKFPSLTELELSECLLLVQSMPLSDHVFRQLMFPLNSLQQLTIDGIPSSMSFPTDGLPKTLKLLIISNCENLEFLPHNYLHNYTSLEELKVSYSCNSMISFTLGTLPVLKSLFIEGCINLKSILIAEDESEKSLSFLRSIKIWDCNKLESFSPGELATPNLLYIALWKCEKFHSLPEAMNNLAALQEMEIDNLPNLQSFVIDELPSRLQKLSVGSVGGIIWNTEPTWEHLTCLSELRINGDDIVNTLMGPLLPTSLVTLCICGLNDTSMDEKWLQHLTSLQNLEIINAPKLKSLPKKGFPSSLSVLSVTRCPLLEASLRKKRGKEWRKIAHIPSIIIDDELIT is encoded by the coding sequence ATGGATATCTTTAATGCTGGGGAATCGGGAAGTAAGATCATTGTCACAACAAGAGATGAAAGAGTCGCACTATCCGTGCAAACCTTTCTTTCTGTCCACTATCTGAGACCCTTGAAAGTTGAAGATTGTTGGTCTTTACTTGCCGAACACGCATTTGGAGCACATAACTACCAACAACGATCCTATCTAGAAGAAGTTGGCGCATTTAAAAAAGAAATTGTCAGAAAAATTGCAAAAGAGTGTGATGGATTACCATTAGCCGCGGTAGAACATGGGGCTCTTCTTCGCATCTCAGTAAACCCATATGATTGGAATTATGTGCTAGAAAGTCACTTTCAGGAAACAACTTATGAGGTGCTAGCTTCTCTCGAATTAAGCTACAACTTCCTTTCTTATCCTTTAAAACAGTGTTTTCAATATTGTTCAATTTTTCCGAAGAAGTCCATCTTAGAAAAAAAGATGGTAGTTCAGTTGTGGATTGCAGCAGGCTTACTTGAATCATCTTCCACAGATCAAGAAAAAGTTGGAGAAGAATACTTTGATGAACTAGTGTCAAGGTCATTGATACATCGACGATCTATTGGTGATGAAGAAGGAAACTTTGGAATGCACAACTTCATCCATGATCTAGCTACAGAGGTTTCATCTCCATACCGTATCAATATGCACAACTTCATCCATGATCTAGCTACAGAGGTTTCATCTCCATACCGTATCAATATGCACAAACATAACCTAGATGATAGGATGCAGAATTTTTCATACAACAGAGAGACATATGATTCATATGGCAAATTTGATAAATTATTGGGATTAAATGGTTTGCGTACCTTTCTAGCATTCCCATTACAAGAACAATTGCCTCTTTGTTTGCTATCTAACAAGGTAGTACATGACTTGCTGCCAACAATGAAACAATTACGCATGTTGTCTCTGTCAAGCTACAAGAGTATCACCGAGGTTCCCAATTCTATTGGAAATTTGTTAGACATGCGATACTTAAATCTTTCTCACACTAATATTGAAAGGCTGCCTACTGAAATATGCAAGCTTTACCATCTGCAGTTTTTGTTGTTGGCAGGCTGTAAAAGGTTCACTGAATTGCCGGAGGACATGGGAAAATTGATCAATCTGCGCCACCTTGACGTTAGTAACACCGCATTGAGGGACATGCCCGCACAAATAGCCAAACTAGAAAATCTCCACACTTTGTCTGACTTTGTTGTCAGCAAACATAAGAGTGGATTGAATATTGCAAAGCTAGGAAAACTTCTCCACCTACACGGAAAACTTTCAATCTCACATCTACAAAATGTTAATCACCCCTTTGAAGTAGATCGAGCCAACATAAAGATGAAAGAACAAATAGACGAATTAGTCTTGGAATGGGATTGTGGTAGTACCTTTTTACATTCACAAAGTCAAAGTGTTGTACTTGAAAAGTTGCGACCCTCAACAAATTTGAAAAGTCTCACCATCAAAGGCTATGGTGGAATCAGCTTTCCAAATTGGTTAGGTGATTTTTCATTTAGCAACATGGTGTATTTAAGGATCTCGAATTGTAATGATTGTTTATGGCTTCCACCCCTTGGACAATTGAGTAATCTGAAAGAACTCATTATTGAAGGGATGCAATCAGTGGAGACAATTGGTATTGAGTTCTATGGAAGTGGTGGTTCTTCATTTCAACCATTTCCCTCTTTGGAGATTCTACACTTTGAGAATATGCAAGAGTGGGAGGAATGGGACTTGATTGGAGGTACGACTACAACGTTTCCTAGTCTAAAAACTTTATCGCTTAGTAAGTGCCCGAAACTGATAGTAGGAAACATAATTGACAAATTTCCTTCCTTGACTGAACTTGAGTTAAGTGAATGTCTTTTACTGGTTCAATCAATGCCATTATCTGATCATGTATTTCGGCAACTGATGTTCCCTTTGAACTCTCTTCAACAGCTCACCATAGACGGCATTCCATCTTCAATGTCTTTTCCAACAGATGGTTTGCCAAAAACCttgaaacttctcataatcagTAATTGTGAGAATCTAGAATTCCTTCCTCACAACTATTTGCATAATTATACATCGCTTGAGGAATTGAAAGTATCTTATAGTTGTAATTCAATGATATCATTTACCTTAGGCACTCTCCCTGTCCTCAAGAGTCTGTTCATTGAGGGTTGTATAAATCTGAAATCAATATTAATTGCAGAAGACGAGTCGGAAAAGAGTCTCTCATTTCTTAGAAGCATCAAAATATGGGATTGTAATAAACTGGAGTCATTTTCCCCAGGTGAATTGGCAACTCCAAATCTCCTTTATATTGCATTGTGGAAGTGTGAGAAATTTCATTCACTGCCAGAAGCAATGAACAATCTAGCTGCCCTTCAAGAAATGGAAATCGATAATCTACCAAATCTTCAATCTTTTGTCATAGATGAGTTGCCTAGCCGTTTACAGAAACTATCTGTTGGCTCTGTTGGTGGGATTATATGGAATACTGAGCCAACTTGGGAACACCTCACTTGTCTCTCGGAGTTGCGAATTAACGGCGATGACATAGTGAACACGCTGATGGGACCATTGCTACCTACATCGCTTGTGACACTATGCATTTGTGGTCTTAATGATACAAGCATGGATGAGAAGTGGCTTCAACACCTCACTTCTCTCCAAAACCTTGAGATTATTAACGCTCCCAAACTCAAGTCGTTGCCAAAGAAAGGATTTCCTTCCTCTCTTTCAGTACTAAGTGTGACTCGCTGTCCATTACTGGAAGCAAGTTTGCGGAAAAAGCGGGGGAAAGAGTGGCGTAAGATTGCTCACATTCCGTCCATAATTATTGATGACGAATTGATCACATGA